The following coding sequences are from one Streptobacillus felis window:
- a CDS encoding deoxynucleoside kinase, with product MKGIICVDGVVGVGKSSLGKILAEKYNSILYEEPVVDNPILDKYYYDRKRWAFPLQIFFLNKRFQMIKNASQLGKCVMDRSIYGDVIFSKMLVEDGDMTQEEFELYEELLFNMLEHVEKPALMIYLETSVDSALSKIKKRGRDYEQIVPRDYWESLDRHYREYFKNYNISEIITINVDEIDFVNNEKDREYILNLIDKKLSKLQIK from the coding sequence ATGAAAGGAATAATCTGTGTTGACGGAGTTGTTGGTGTTGGTAAATCTTCTTTAGGTAAAATATTAGCTGAAAAATATAATTCTATATTATATGAGGAACCTGTTGTTGATAATCCTATTCTAGATAAATATTATTATGATAGAAAAAGATGGGCTTTCCCGTTACAAATTTTCTTTTTAAATAAAAGATTTCAAATGATAAAAAATGCATCACAATTAGGTAAATGTGTTATGGATAGATCTATTTATGGAGATGTTATTTTTTCAAAAATGCTTGTTGAAGATGGGGATATGACTCAAGAAGAATTTGAGTTATACGAAGAATTACTTTTTAATATGTTAGAACATGTTGAAAAACCTGCTTTAATGATTTATTTAGAAACTTCTGTTGACTCTGCTCTTTCAAAAATTAAAAAAAGAGGTAGAGATTACGAACAAATTGTTCCAAGAGATTATTGGGAAAGTTTAGATAGACATTATAGAGAATATTTTAAGAATTATAACATTTCTGAAATTATTACTATTAATGTTGATGAAATTGACTTTGTAAACAATGAAAAAGATAGAGAATATATTTTAAATCTAATAGATAAAAAATTATCAAAACTTCAAATAAAATAA
- a CDS encoding M42 family metallopeptidase yields MNTLDYLVKLTNIPSPTGYTKEIMKYIFDEVKKLGYKPAYTNKGAVLVTLNGKDDDKHRIITAHLDTLGAMVRAIKPSGRLKIDLIGGFTYNSIEGENCKIHVTKNNKVIEGTILLHQTSVHVYRNSGTIERNQQNIEVRIDEKVNNEKETRELGIEVGDFISFDPRTVILDNGFIKSRHLDDKISAAIMLNLLKEYKNNNVLLPQTTHFYFSNNEEIGYGANSNIPEKVVEYLAIDMGAMGDDQQTDEYTVSICVKDASGPYHYELRNHLVELSKKNNIPYKLDIYPYYGSDASAAIRAGFDIKHALIGAGVESSHSYERSNVDSINATEKLVDVYLKSNIL; encoded by the coding sequence ATGAATACATTAGATTATTTAGTTAAATTAACTAATATCCCTTCACCAACAGGATATACAAAAGAAATAATGAAATATATATTTGATGAAGTAAAAAAACTAGGATATAAACCAGCATATACAAATAAGGGTGCAGTATTAGTTACATTAAATGGTAAAGATGACGATAAGCATCGTATTATTACAGCACATTTAGACACTTTAGGTGCAATGGTTAGAGCAATTAAACCAAGCGGTCGTTTAAAAATAGATCTAATTGGTGGTTTTACATATAATTCAATAGAGGGTGAAAATTGTAAAATACATGTAACTAAAAACAATAAAGTAATAGAGGGAACTATTTTATTACATCAAACTAGTGTACATGTATATAGAAATTCAGGAACAATTGAAAGAAATCAGCAAAATATTGAAGTTAGAATAGATGAAAAAGTTAATAATGAAAAAGAAACAAGAGAACTTGGAATAGAAGTGGGAGATTTTATTTCGTTTGATCCTAGAACTGTAATATTAGATAATGGATTTATAAAAAGTAGACATCTAGATGATAAAATAAGTGCTGCAATAATGTTAAATCTATTAAAAGAATATAAAAATAACAACGTTTTATTACCACAAACTACACATTTTTATTTTAGTAATAACGAAGAAATAGGTTATGGAGCAAATTCTAATATACCGGAAAAAGTAGTAGAGTATCTTGCTATAGATATGGGAGCTATGGGTGATGATCAACAAACAGATGAATATACAGTTTCTATTTGTGTTAAGGATGCATCTGGTCCTTATCATTACGAATTACGTAATCACTTAGTTGAACTATCAAAGAAAAATAATATACCATATAAACTTGATATATATCCTTATTATGGTAGTGATGCATCAGCAGCTATTAGGGCTGGTTTTGATATTAAGCATGCATTAATTGGTGCTGGAGTTGAATCTTCACATTCATATGAAAGAAGTAATGTAGACTCAATAAATGCAACTGAAAAATTAGTAGATGTATATTTAAAAAGTAATATATTATAA
- a CDS encoding peptidylprolyl isomerase, translated as MKIKITTNKGIINLNLFEEAAPVTVVNFVNLINRGYYDGLKFHRVIEDFMAQGGDPTGTGMGGPGYAFGDEVYNGYVFDKPGYLAMANAGPNTNGSQFFITTVVTEWLNNNHTIFGEVVSEEDLEVVKKLVTGDIMEKLEIVENNEEFLKENAHVIAEFNKALDKNK; from the coding sequence ATGAAAATTAAAATAACAACTAATAAAGGAATAATAAATTTAAATTTATTTGAAGAAGCGGCACCAGTAACTGTGGTTAATTTTGTAAATTTAATCAACAGAGGTTACTATGATGGATTAAAATTTCATAGAGTAATAGAAGATTTTATGGCTCAAGGAGGAGATCCAACGGGAACAGGAATGGGTGGACCTGGGTATGCATTTGGAGATGAAGTATATAATGGATATGTATTTGATAAACCAGGTTATTTAGCAATGGCTAATGCAGGTCCAAATACTAATGGTTCTCAATTTTTCATAACAACAGTGGTTACAGAGTGGTTAAATAATAACCATACAATTTTTGGAGAAGTTGTTTCAGAAGAAGACTTAGAAGTTGTTAAAAAACTTGTAACTGGAGATATAATGGAAAAATTAGAAATCGTTGAAAACAATGAAGAATTTTTAAAAGAAAATGCTCATGTTATAGCAGAATTTAATAAAGCTTTAGATAAAAATAAATAG